One segment of Natranaeroarchaeum aerophilus DNA contains the following:
- a CDS encoding eCIS core domain-containing protein: MITTAGLSTLPTLTPIEKDTPASGLHELRIQRATEGTTSDPEDIPEPALDVVGGEGMRLESSIQRSLEDRMDADFSDVRIHTGADATKACEAIDARAFTCGNKIAFNSGEYNPESPEGQYLLAHELAHVKQQTGGAAISMMPKEGGLQIDPDPQLEREADEAAAKALSGEEPLVVNRMGAEMHIQRADKQATLDGFDEDGFDDEFVEEADESETINLWSVLKAAAAGGSLTAAAQVLVQAGLLEAGMQDPQTAGAAVGLSTAAYGLVQGYKALYKEVDPQLLRTAFKKAGKEELLDQILSMLGAEVSDHEGKYSAEDYR; encoded by the coding sequence GTGATCACTACCGCTGGTCTGTCGACGCTGCCGACGCTGACGCCCATCGAGAAAGACACACCTGCGAGTGGGCTGCACGAGCTACGCATCCAGCGGGCCACCGAAGGAACAACTTCGGACCCCGAAGACATCCCGGAACCCGCCCTCGACGTCGTCGGCGGTGAAGGCATGCGCCTCGAGAGCTCCATTCAGCGCTCGCTCGAGGACCGGATGGATGCGGATTTCTCGGACGTGCGCATCCACACGGGCGCGGACGCGACCAAAGCGTGCGAGGCGATCGACGCCCGCGCGTTCACGTGCGGGAACAAGATCGCCTTTAACTCCGGCGAGTATAATCCGGAGTCGCCCGAGGGACAGTACCTGCTAGCCCACGAACTCGCACACGTCAAGCAACAGACTGGCGGTGCGGCGATCAGCATGATGCCCAAGGAGGGCGGCCTGCAGATCGATCCTGACCCGCAGCTAGAGCGTGAAGCGGATGAGGCCGCAGCGAAGGCGCTCTCGGGCGAGGAACCGCTGGTCGTCAACCGGATGGGGGCGGAGATGCACATCCAGCGGGCGGACAAGCAGGCAACGCTGGATGGCTTCGACGAGGATGGCTTCGACGACGAGTTCGTCGAGGAAGCCGACGAGTCGGAGACGATCAATCTCTGGAGTGTGCTGAAAGCTGCCGCCGCCGGTGGCTCGTTGACGGCAGCCGCCCAGGTGCTCGTCCAGGCGGGGTTGCTCGAAGCCGGCATGCAAGACCCCCAGACCGCAGGGGCCGCCGTCGGGCTGTCGACTGCCGCCTACGGACTCGTTCAGGGATACAAGGCCTTGTACAAAGAGGTCGATCCCCAACTGCTCCGCACGGCGTTTAAAAAGGCCGGCAAGGAAGAACTGCTGGATCAGATTCTCAGCATGCTCGGTGCTGAGGTCTCCGATCACGAGGGCAAATACTCCGCGGAGGATTACCGATGA
- a CDS encoding eCIS core domain-containing protein: MEDHRIQRATEGTTSDPEDIPEPVLDVVGGEGMRLESSIQRSLEDRMDADFSDVRIHTGADATKACEAIDARAFTCGNKIAFNSGEYNPESPEGQYLLAHELAHVKQQTGVAAISMMPKEGGLQIDPDPQLEREADEAAAQALSGEEPLVVNRMGADVHIQRMSIRDKLPTGGGDGDLTETVKELTERVTALENQQDSTDSSESQEPGKLRNGWNALKDKLSSTKEGAGNVARILGNQGRRGAQAAANTAKEHGDLAIGGLGAATIGSLGLAAGTASGTLPALAVGALGAGAVTMMTEGAKKGMGYGAPSAGAVADELSSRGEFVSKLAEKLEFDRSVAGEDPLAGGR; encoded by the coding sequence ATCCAGCGGGCGACCGAAGGAACAACTTCGGACCCCGAAGACATCCCGGAACCCGTCCTCGACGTCGTCGGCGGTGAAGGCATGCGCCTCGAGAGCTCCATTCAGCGCTCGCTCGAGGACCGGATGGATGCGGACTTCTCGGACGTCCGCATCCACACGGGCGCGGACGCGACCAAAGCGTGCGAGGCCATCGACGCCCGCGCGTTCACGTGTGGGAACAAGATCGCGTTCAATTCCGGCGAGTATAATCCGGAGTCGCCCGAGGGACAGTACCTGCTCGCGCACGAGTTAGCGCACGTCAAACAGCAGACCGGCGTCGCGGCGATCAGCATGATGCCCAAGGAGGGCGGCCTGCAGATCGATCCTGACCCGCAGTTAGAGCGCGAGGCCGACGAGGCCGCAGCGCAGGCCCTGTCGGGTGAGGAACCGCTGGTGGTCAATCGGATGGGTGCCGACGTGCACATCCAGCGGATGTCCATTCGGGACAAACTTCCAACTGGAGGTGGCGACGGTGATCTGACCGAGACCGTCAAGGAACTTACCGAGCGCGTCACGGCACTGGAGAATCAGCAGGATTCAACCGACTCCTCGGAGTCCCAGGAACCAGGGAAACTTCGGAACGGCTGGAACGCCCTCAAAGACAAGCTCAGCAGTACGAAGGAAGGCGCTGGCAACGTCGCCCGCATCCTTGGAAATCAGGGCCGCCGGGGCGCCCAGGCGGCGGCGAACACGGCCAAGGAACACGGTGACTTGGCGATTGGTGGGCTTGGAGCGGCTACGATTGGTTCGCTCGGTCTGGCAGCTGGCACCGCCAGTGGGACACTCCCGGCGCTTGCCGTTGGTGCGCTCGGCGCTGGCGCAGTCACCATGATGACCGAAGGGGCCAAGAAGGGCATGGGCTATGGTGCGCCGTCGGCGGGAGCCGTTGCCGACGAACTCTCGAGTCGCGGCGAGTTCGTGAGCAAACTCGCAGAGAAACTCGAATTCGATAGGTCTGTCGCGGGTGAGGACCCACTTGCGGGTGGGAGGTAG